The Microbacterium sp. LWH7-1.2 genome window below encodes:
- a CDS encoding Rieske 2Fe-2S domain-containing protein has protein sequence MAHEDDPLEHERASWKPSPGLAVAVTDPVSNPGLPPHRERMTDKDPASMKRAVRGIYTLFYLSIAGSIWAIAAYMLFPIESGRIVDIRNNNLFIGLGIAFALLAIGVGAIHWSKAVMSDKEFVEPRHATRGRDTTREAAIKAFADADADSGFGRRAMVRNSLIAALVASVVPGVVLFRGLAPFNSPEKPHAGDPVYLLEHTMWKEGMRLAHDPSGEPIKAADLTLGSAVHVIPEALAEVSHSDGYLDEKAKAIVLLIRMLPEQLTESEDRKEWSYNGIVAYSKVCTHVGCPVALYEQQTHHLLCPCHQSQFDVTDHAKVIFGPAARPLPQLPITVDDEGYLIARSDFLEPVGPSFWERH, from the coding sequence ATGGCCCACGAGGACGACCCGCTAGAGCACGAGAGGGCTTCCTGGAAGCCCTCCCCCGGGCTCGCCGTCGCGGTCACCGACCCGGTGAGCAACCCTGGCCTCCCCCCGCACCGCGAGCGGATGACCGACAAGGACCCCGCTTCCATGAAGCGCGCGGTCCGGGGAATCTACACGCTCTTCTACCTGTCGATCGCCGGCAGCATCTGGGCGATCGCCGCCTACATGCTGTTCCCCATCGAGAGCGGGCGGATCGTCGACATCCGCAACAACAACCTCTTCATCGGACTCGGCATCGCCTTCGCGCTGCTCGCCATCGGCGTCGGCGCGATCCACTGGTCCAAGGCCGTCATGTCCGACAAGGAGTTCGTCGAGCCCCGTCACGCCACGCGCGGTCGCGACACGACGCGTGAGGCCGCCATCAAGGCCTTCGCCGACGCCGACGCCGACTCGGGCTTCGGCCGCCGCGCGATGGTCCGCAACTCGCTGATCGCCGCCCTCGTGGCGTCCGTCGTGCCCGGCGTCGTCCTGTTCCGCGGTCTCGCGCCGTTCAACTCGCCGGAGAAGCCGCACGCGGGCGACCCGGTGTACCTCCTCGAGCACACCATGTGGAAGGAGGGCATGCGCCTTGCGCACGACCCGTCGGGCGAGCCCATCAAGGCGGCCGACCTGACCCTCGGCTCCGCCGTGCACGTCATCCCCGAGGCACTCGCCGAGGTCTCGCACAGCGACGGCTACCTCGACGAGAAGGCCAAGGCGATCGTCCTCCTGATCCGCATGCTCCCCGAGCAGCTCACGGAGTCCGAGGACCGCAAGGAGTGGTCGTACAACGGCATCGTCGCCTACTCCAAGGTGTGCACGCACGTCGGCTGCCCGGTGGCGCTGTACGAGCAGCAGACCCACCACCTTCTGTGCCCGTGCCACCAGTCGCAGTTCGACGTGACCGACCACGCGAAGGTCATCTTCGGCCCGGCGGCCCGCCCGCTGCCGCAGTTGCCCATCACCGTCGACGACGAGGGCTATCTCATCGCCCGCAGCGACTTCCTCGAACCCGTCGGCCCGAGCTTCTGGGAGCGTCATTGA
- a CDS encoding heme-copper oxidase subunit III, which yields MGSVTTSTATYSQAMRSVKRPDPVAVGTIVWLGSEVMFFAGLFAIYFTLRNTSPELWAQETQLLNIPYATVNTIILVLSSVTCQMGVFAAERFQPYSTKKRGWLGWGMVEWFWLTFALGAIFVSGQVWEYAQLVIEGMPISANSYASAFYLTTGFHALHVTGGLIAFLLVIGRAYAVKNFGRKEMTSSIVVSYYWHFVDVVWIALFLVIYFLK from the coding sequence ATGGGGAGCGTGACGACCTCCACAGCGACCTACTCCCAGGCCATGCGGTCCGTCAAGCGGCCGGATCCGGTCGCTGTCGGAACCATCGTGTGGCTCGGCAGCGAGGTGATGTTCTTCGCGGGCCTCTTCGCGATCTACTTCACCCTGCGCAACACCTCGCCCGAACTGTGGGCGCAGGAGACGCAGCTGCTGAACATCCCGTACGCGACCGTCAACACGATCATCCTCGTGCTGTCCTCGGTCACGTGCCAGATGGGCGTGTTCGCGGCCGAGCGCTTCCAGCCCTACTCGACGAAGAAGCGCGGCTGGCTCGGCTGGGGCATGGTCGAGTGGTTCTGGCTGACCTTCGCGCTCGGCGCGATCTTCGTCTCGGGCCAGGTGTGGGAGTACGCCCAGCTCGTCATCGAGGGCATGCCGATCAGCGCGAACTCGTACGCGTCGGCCTTCTACCTCACCACCGGCTTCCACGCCCTCCACGTGACGGGCGGCCTCATCGCCTTCCTGCTCGTGATCGGACGCGCGTACGCCGTCAAGAACTTCGGGCGCAAAGAAATGACGTCCTCGATCGTCGTGTCGTACTACTGGCACTTCGTCGACGTCGTCTGGATCGCCCTCTTCCTCGTCATCTACTTCCTCAAGTGA
- the trpD gene encoding anthranilate phosphoribosyltransferase yields MAELYTWPGILTTLLERRDLSVSESTWAMRQIMSGTATSSQLAGFLVALRSKGETVDEIVGFRDAILEAALPLPVDAAVLDIVGTGGDRFGTVNVSTMSALVAAASGIPVVKHGNKAASSSSGSSDVLGALGVDLALSPDAVAETLSRAGITFAFAGAFHPGFKNAAATRSELGVPTVFNFLGPLCNPARAEANAVGVAHLDRVPLITGVFRTRGATALVFRGDDGLDELTTTGHSRLWEVSRGDIHEHDLDPRDLGIPLADMDDLLGGDPAHNADVVRRVLAGDEGPVRDIVLLNAAAGIVAYRLFRDAGQVQRPILERLAEARDDAAAAIDSGAATSTLDRWVDATRALAS; encoded by the coding sequence ATGGCGGAGCTGTACACCTGGCCGGGAATCCTCACCACGCTGCTCGAGCGACGCGACCTCAGCGTCTCGGAGTCGACCTGGGCGATGCGGCAGATCATGTCGGGCACCGCCACCTCCTCTCAACTGGCGGGGTTCCTGGTCGCCCTGCGCTCGAAGGGCGAGACCGTCGACGAGATCGTCGGGTTCCGCGACGCGATCCTCGAGGCCGCGCTGCCGCTTCCCGTCGACGCCGCCGTCCTCGACATCGTGGGCACGGGAGGCGACCGCTTCGGCACCGTCAACGTCTCGACCATGTCTGCGCTCGTGGCCGCAGCATCCGGGATCCCGGTCGTCAAGCACGGCAACAAGGCCGCCAGCTCCTCGTCGGGCTCCTCCGACGTGCTGGGCGCACTCGGCGTCGATCTCGCATTGTCGCCCGACGCGGTGGCCGAGACGCTCTCCCGCGCGGGGATCACCTTCGCGTTCGCGGGCGCGTTCCACCCTGGCTTCAAGAACGCGGCGGCGACGCGCAGCGAGCTCGGCGTCCCGACGGTGTTCAACTTCCTCGGGCCGCTGTGCAACCCCGCGCGTGCCGAGGCGAACGCGGTCGGCGTCGCCCACCTCGACCGCGTGCCGCTGATCACCGGCGTCTTCCGCACGCGCGGCGCGACCGCGCTGGTGTTCCGCGGCGACGACGGACTGGACGAGCTCACGACGACCGGGCACAGCCGGCTGTGGGAGGTCAGTCGCGGCGACATCCACGAGCACGACCTCGACCCGCGCGACCTCGGCATCCCGCTGGCCGACATGGACGACCTGCTCGGCGGGGACCCCGCCCACAACGCGGACGTGGTGCGCCGCGTGCTCGCCGGCGACGAGGGTCCGGTCCGCGACATCGTGCTGCTCAACGCGGCCGCCGGCATTGTCGCCTACCGGCTGTTCCGCGACGCCGGACAGGTGCAGCGGCCGATCCTCGAGCGCCTCGCGGAGGCGCGCGACGACGCCGCCGCCGCGATCGACAGCGGCGCGGCGACGTCGACCCTGGATCGCTGGGTCGACGCCACGCGCGCACTCGCGTCCTGA
- a CDS encoding N-acetylneuraminate synthase family protein, translating to MTVTIGSRVVGGGRPAYLIAEIGLNHNGDVDIAKRLIDVAADAGADAVKFQKRTPEIATPEHMRDMPRDTPWGRMTYLDYRRRVEFDREEYIEISDHALLRGLEWFASPWDVPSVAFLEDLGVVAHKVASASLTDVELLQALRDTGKPVILSTGMSTIEQIDAAIDILGTDHLVLMHATSTYPMEPEEANLRMIPALRDRFPGVPVGYSGHERGLQISLAAVALGAVAVERHITLDRTMWGSDHAASLEPAGLQHLVRDIRVIEAALGDGVKRVYPGELAPMAKLRRVPA from the coding sequence ATGACCGTCACCATCGGATCCCGCGTCGTCGGGGGAGGACGCCCCGCGTACCTCATCGCCGAGATCGGGCTGAACCACAACGGCGACGTCGACATCGCCAAGCGCCTCATCGACGTGGCGGCCGACGCCGGAGCGGACGCGGTCAAGTTCCAGAAGCGCACACCTGAGATCGCCACTCCGGAGCACATGCGCGACATGCCGCGCGACACCCCGTGGGGCCGCATGACGTATCTCGACTACCGTCGGCGCGTCGAGTTCGATCGCGAGGAGTACATCGAGATCTCGGACCATGCGCTGCTCCGCGGCCTCGAGTGGTTCGCGTCGCCGTGGGACGTGCCGAGCGTGGCCTTCCTCGAGGACCTCGGGGTCGTCGCACACAAGGTGGCATCGGCCTCGCTCACCGACGTCGAGCTCCTCCAGGCGCTCCGCGACACCGGCAAGCCGGTGATCCTCTCGACCGGCATGTCGACGATCGAGCAGATCGACGCCGCGATCGACATCCTCGGCACCGATCACCTCGTGCTGATGCACGCGACGTCGACGTACCCGATGGAACCGGAGGAGGCCAACCTGCGCATGATCCCGGCGCTGCGCGACCGCTTCCCGGGTGTGCCGGTCGGCTACTCGGGCCACGAGCGCGGTCTGCAGATCTCGCTCGCGGCCGTCGCCCTCGGCGCCGTCGCGGTGGAGCGGCACATCACGCTCGACCGCACGATGTGGGGTTCGGACCACGCCGCGTCGCTCGAGCCGGCGGGCCTTCAGCACCTGGTGCGCGACATCCGCGTGATCGAGGCGGCCCTCGGCGACGGCGTCAAGCGCGTGTACCCGGGCGAACTCGCGCCCATGGCGAAGCTGCGCCGCGTCCCCGCGTGA
- a CDS encoding aromatic ring-opening dioxygenase LigA encodes MSEEEPRTTDVIEPPEKKVGLVKAVGILGIIGGVLLIVVGIIAWIGVTTQLTAENITIPDDAAAFQGQQVTGPFTAYVQADIINTHALEASGGKTYAELDQDDPVRATVMQASFLRASLFTSVVAYGVALFAAGMGVLAILFGWAIHRLASVPVVIRRSNVY; translated from the coding sequence ATGAGCGAGGAAGAGCCCCGCACCACGGACGTGATCGAGCCCCCCGAGAAGAAGGTCGGCCTGGTGAAGGCGGTCGGCATCCTCGGGATCATCGGCGGCGTGCTGCTGATCGTCGTCGGCATCATCGCGTGGATCGGCGTGACCACCCAGCTCACGGCCGAGAACATCACCATCCCCGACGACGCCGCGGCGTTCCAGGGCCAGCAGGTCACCGGACCCTTCACCGCCTACGTGCAGGCCGACATCATCAACACCCATGCGCTCGAGGCGTCGGGCGGCAAGACGTACGCCGAGCTCGACCAGGACGACCCGGTGCGGGCGACCGTGATGCAGGCGTCGTTCCTGCGCGCATCCCTCTTCACCTCGGTCGTCGCGTACGGCGTCGCGCTGTTCGCAGCCGGCATGGGCGTGCTGGCGATCCTGTTCGGCTGGGCGATCCACCGCCTGGCGAGCGTACCGGTGGTGATCAGACGGTCGAACGTCTACTGA
- a CDS encoding 5'-3' exonuclease, protein MTDRLMLLDSASLYFRAFYGVPDTVRAPDGTPVNAVRGFLDIITRLITTYRPTHLVACWDDDWRPQWRVELIPTYKTHRVAEVVAGGPDVEVVPDPLEVQVPVIREVLDTLGIRIVGAAAHEADDVIGTLATTATMPVDIVTGDRDLFQLVDDARDVRVVYTARGMSNLEVLTDASVVAKYGVLPSQYADFATLRGDSSDGLPGVAGIGEKTAAGLLAAHGDLTGIVAAAERGEGMSAGVRSKVLAGLPYLAVAPQVVAVVRDLPLDVPDPRLRPLTEEGKTDAASLAEQWALGASMNRIVDALDTV, encoded by the coding sequence GTGACCGACCGCCTGATGCTGCTCGACTCCGCGTCCCTGTACTTCCGCGCGTTCTACGGGGTGCCCGACACCGTGCGCGCCCCGGACGGGACGCCCGTCAACGCGGTCCGAGGCTTCCTCGACATCATCACGCGGCTCATCACGACCTACCGTCCGACGCATCTCGTGGCGTGCTGGGACGACGACTGGCGACCGCAGTGGCGCGTCGAGCTCATCCCGACGTACAAGACGCATCGCGTCGCCGAGGTGGTCGCCGGCGGACCCGATGTCGAAGTGGTCCCCGATCCACTCGAAGTGCAGGTGCCTGTCATCCGCGAGGTGCTCGACACACTCGGAATCAGGATCGTCGGCGCCGCGGCCCACGAAGCCGACGACGTCATCGGCACCCTCGCCACCACCGCGACCATGCCGGTCGACATCGTCACCGGCGACCGCGATCTGTTCCAGCTCGTCGACGATGCGCGCGACGTCCGGGTGGTCTACACCGCACGCGGCATGAGCAACCTCGAAGTGCTCACCGACGCGTCCGTGGTCGCCAAGTACGGCGTGCTGCCGTCGCAGTACGCGGACTTCGCCACACTCCGCGGCGACTCGTCCGACGGCCTCCCCGGCGTCGCCGGGATCGGTGAGAAGACCGCCGCCGGGCTCCTCGCGGCCCACGGCGACCTCACCGGGATCGTCGCCGCGGCCGAGCGCGGCGAGGGCATGTCCGCCGGCGTGCGCTCCAAGGTGCTCGCCGGGCTTCCTTACCTCGCCGTCGCTCCGCAGGTGGTGGCCGTCGTCCGCGACCTCCCGCTGGACGTGCCCGACCCCCGCCTGCGCCCTCTCACCGAGGAGGGCAAGACGGATGCCGCGTCCCTCGCCGAGCAGTGGGCACTCGGTGCGTCGATGAATCGCATCGTCGACGCCCTCGACACGGTCTGA
- a CDS encoding cytochrome c, translated as MARETTRRSKGRRSPWAAAALIGIGLLITGGVYAGASAAMAATTPETVANSALTVEDGKKLFQANCATCHGLDVQGTEDGPSLYGVGELAVHFQMSTGRMPLQMQGPQAPQKPAQFTEEQITAIASYIQSIAPGPTYPDDEVLDGEGSASEGGELFRINCAMCHNVAGAGGALTEGKYAPALHTTTPLNMYAAMVTGPQNMPVFNDMTLTTEEKRDIITYLLWLQDNESAGGFSLGSLGPVSEGLFIWIFGIGSLIAITVWITAKSN; from the coding sequence ATGGCACGAGAGACCACGCGCCGCTCGAAAGGCCGCCGCAGCCCCTGGGCAGCGGCCGCACTGATCGGCATCGGCCTGCTCATCACGGGCGGCGTCTACGCCGGTGCATCCGCCGCGATGGCGGCCACGACCCCCGAGACCGTCGCGAACTCCGCGCTCACCGTCGAAGACGGCAAGAAGCTGTTCCAGGCCAACTGCGCCACGTGCCACGGCCTCGACGTGCAGGGCACCGAGGACGGCCCGTCGCTCTACGGCGTCGGCGAGCTCGCCGTGCACTTCCAGATGAGCACCGGCCGCATGCCGCTGCAGATGCAGGGCCCGCAGGCTCCGCAGAAGCCGGCGCAGTTCACCGAGGAGCAGATCACCGCGATCGCCTCCTACATCCAGTCGATCGCGCCCGGTCCGACCTACCCCGACGACGAGGTGCTCGACGGCGAGGGAAGCGCATCCGAGGGCGGCGAGCTCTTCCGCATCAACTGCGCGATGTGCCACAACGTCGCGGGTGCCGGCGGTGCGCTCACCGAGGGCAAGTACGCCCCCGCTCTGCACACCACCACCCCGCTCAACATGTACGCGGCGATGGTGACGGGCCCGCAGAACATGCCGGTGTTCAACGACATGACGCTGACCACCGAAGAGAAGCGCGACATCATCACCTACCTGCTCTGGCTGCAGGACAACGAGTCCGCGGGCGGATTCTCGCTCGGCTCGCTCGGCCCCGTCTCCGAGGGCCTCTTCATCTGGATCTTCGGCATCGGCTCGCTGATCGCCATCACCGTGTGGATCACGGCGAAGTCCAACTGA
- a CDS encoding rhodanese-like domain-containing protein has product MTDALSYFSAKLALETDSSDVYAAQKAGEHLVLVDVRGDEAWTQGRISGAIHMPYREIAERAPREIDPSSSVVVYCWSPGCNAGAKGAIEFAKLGYAVKEMIGGYEYWVREGQPTENDEGALPRVFDAQVMVVRTRVAG; this is encoded by the coding sequence ATGACAGATGCTCTCTCCTACTTCTCCGCCAAGCTCGCCCTCGAGACCGACTCGTCGGACGTCTACGCCGCGCAGAAAGCCGGCGAGCACCTCGTCCTCGTCGATGTCCGCGGTGACGAGGCGTGGACGCAGGGGCGCATCAGCGGCGCGATCCACATGCCGTACCGCGAGATCGCCGAGCGCGCCCCGCGCGAGATCGACCCGTCCTCATCCGTCGTCGTCTACTGCTGGAGCCCGGGCTGCAACGCCGGGGCCAAGGGCGCGATCGAGTTCGCGAAGCTGGGCTACGCCGTCAAGGAGATGATCGGCGGGTACGAGTACTGGGTGCGCGAGGGACAGCCGACCGAGAACGACGAGGGCGCACTCCCCCGCGTGTTCGACGCGCAGGTCATGGTCGTACGCACCCGCGTCGCCGGCTGA
- a CDS encoding acylneuraminate cytidylyltransferase: protein MSEVVAVIPARGGSKGVPRKNLQRVGGVPLVARAVEAARRCPAIDRVVVTTDDADIAAVAAEWGAEIVERPADLSGDLASSESALVHALDTLDARKVDVGVLAFLQATSPFIDVDALTAAVQLVRSRRRDSVFSAVETYGFLWEKGVGSAAEPVNHEIDVRPRRQEREPHYLETGGFYVMRAAGFRAANHRFFGSVGIAEVAPRTAIEIDTLDELELARTLAPLVDRDSFGAHAGAIPVDAVVTDFDGVHTDDTVHVDQNGVESVTVSRSDGMGVGMLRAGGIPFLILSTEANPVVAARARKLGVDVRQAAADKAAVLREWARERGIPLSRIAYLGNDVNDLGCLEMVGWPIAVPDAHPLVLSTARVVLDHPGGAGAVRDLAERVLTGRSATAVADTLRPAVAPVRVTASDHPTAPQEAS from the coding sequence ATGAGCGAGGTCGTCGCCGTCATCCCCGCCCGCGGCGGCTCGAAGGGCGTGCCGCGCAAGAACCTGCAGCGCGTCGGCGGCGTCCCGCTCGTCGCGCGTGCGGTCGAGGCGGCGCGGCGCTGTCCCGCGATCGACCGCGTCGTCGTGACGACCGACGACGCCGACATCGCCGCAGTCGCCGCCGAATGGGGGGCGGAGATCGTCGAGCGACCCGCGGACCTCTCCGGCGACCTGGCGAGCAGCGAGAGCGCGCTCGTGCACGCCCTCGACACGCTCGACGCGCGCAAGGTCGACGTGGGCGTCCTCGCGTTCCTGCAGGCCACCTCGCCGTTCATCGACGTCGACGCCCTCACCGCGGCCGTGCAGCTCGTGCGCTCGCGACGGCGCGACAGCGTCTTCTCGGCCGTCGAGACGTACGGCTTCCTGTGGGAGAAGGGCGTCGGCAGCGCGGCCGAGCCCGTCAACCACGAGATCGACGTGCGCCCGCGCCGGCAGGAGCGCGAACCGCACTACCTCGAGACGGGCGGCTTCTACGTCATGCGGGCGGCGGGTTTCCGCGCGGCGAACCACCGCTTCTTCGGCAGCGTCGGCATCGCCGAGGTCGCCCCGCGCACCGCGATCGAGATCGACACGCTCGACGAGCTGGAGCTCGCGCGCACGCTCGCGCCGCTGGTCGACCGCGACTCGTTCGGCGCCCACGCGGGTGCGATCCCCGTCGACGCGGTCGTGACCGACTTCGACGGCGTGCACACCGACGACACCGTGCACGTCGACCAGAACGGCGTCGAATCCGTCACCGTGAGCCGATCGGACGGCATGGGGGTGGGGATGCTGCGGGCCGGCGGCATCCCTTTCCTCATCCTCTCGACCGAGGCGAACCCCGTCGTCGCGGCCCGTGCGCGCAAGCTCGGCGTCGATGTGCGACAGGCCGCGGCCGACAAGGCGGCGGTGCTGCGCGAGTGGGCGCGGGAGCGGGGCATTCCGCTTTCGCGCATCGCGTACCTCGGCAACGACGTCAACGACCTCGGGTGCCTCGAGATGGTCGGCTGGCCCATCGCTGTGCCCGACGCGCACCCCCTCGTCCTGTCCACCGCGCGCGTCGTGCTCGACCACCCTGGCGGCGCCGGCGCGGTGCGCGACCTCGCCGAGCGCGTGCTCACCGGCAGATCGGCCACGGCCGTGGCCGACACGCTCCGCCCCGCCGTCGCGCCGGTGCGAGTCACCGCATCCGATCACCCCACCGCACCACAGGAGGCCTCATGA
- a CDS encoding cytochrome bc complex cytochrome b subunit, producing the protein MGATANYIDERTSLSGFVKELGRKIFPDHWSFMLGEIAMWAFVVVLLSGTFLTFFFQASMTETHYNGAFLPMRGIEMSAAMASTLEISFDLRGGLLVRQMHHWAALVFVAGIGVHMLRVFFTGAFRKPRELNWVIGFILFILAMGEGFTGYSLPDDVLSGNGLRIIDGMVKGIPIIGTWTSFLLFGGQFPGDAIVGRLYTLHILLLPAILVGLLVVHLMLMVINKHTQFAGAGRTNSVVVGYPMMPVYMSKMGGFLFITFGVIVLIASLFTINPIWNYGPYDPSPVSAGTQPDWYIGFADGALRLVPPGWEFLFLDRTWSFNIIVPLVGLGLFIVLVLIYPFIEAWVTGDKREHHIAQRPRNSATRTAIGAAGVTFYAVLWAAAASDIIATHFWLTMEGVIHTLQALLILGPVIAYFVTKRICIALQKKDREISLHGYESGRIVRLPGGEYIEVHQPVDDYERFKLAYFETYEPLVVRPNAKGQIPWHENLRASISRWFFEDRLTPVTQAELDAALAHQHHDLDHIAAEEDLEIQAAHERAGVPDAPHKPIDDGKHGEVPVRPSNVIVPEREPGTKAPRNREKESDQ; encoded by the coding sequence ATCGGCGCCACCGCGAACTACATCGACGAGCGCACGAGCCTGTCGGGCTTCGTCAAGGAGCTCGGTCGCAAGATCTTCCCCGACCACTGGTCGTTCATGCTGGGCGAGATCGCGATGTGGGCGTTCGTCGTCGTGCTCCTCTCGGGGACCTTCCTGACGTTCTTCTTCCAGGCGTCGATGACCGAGACGCACTACAACGGCGCGTTCCTGCCCATGCGAGGCATCGAGATGTCGGCCGCCATGGCGTCGACCCTCGAGATCTCCTTCGATCTGCGCGGCGGCCTCCTGGTCCGTCAGATGCACCACTGGGCCGCTCTCGTGTTCGTCGCCGGCATCGGCGTCCACATGCTGCGCGTGTTCTTCACTGGCGCGTTCCGCAAGCCGCGTGAGCTCAACTGGGTGATCGGCTTCATCCTGTTCATCCTCGCGATGGGTGAGGGCTTCACCGGCTACTCGCTCCCCGACGACGTGCTCTCGGGCAACGGCCTCCGCATCATCGACGGCATGGTGAAGGGCATCCCGATCATCGGAACCTGGACCTCGTTCCTGCTGTTCGGCGGTCAGTTCCCCGGTGACGCCATCGTCGGTCGCCTCTACACGCTGCACATCCTGCTGCTGCCCGCGATCCTCGTCGGCCTGCTCGTCGTCCACCTCATGCTGATGGTGATCAACAAGCACACCCAGTTCGCGGGTGCGGGTCGCACGAACAGCGTCGTCGTCGGCTACCCGATGATGCCGGTCTACATGTCGAAGATGGGCGGGTTCCTGTTCATCACGTTCGGCGTGATCGTGCTCATCGCGTCGCTGTTCACGATCAACCCGATCTGGAACTACGGCCCTTACGACCCGTCCCCCGTCTCCGCCGGCACCCAGCCCGACTGGTACATCGGCTTCGCGGACGGCGCCCTGCGCCTGGTTCCGCCGGGCTGGGAGTTCCTGTTCCTCGACCGCACGTGGTCGTTCAACATCATCGTTCCGCTCGTCGGGCTCGGTCTGTTCATCGTCCTCGTCCTGATCTACCCCTTCATCGAGGCGTGGGTCACCGGCGACAAGCGTGAGCACCACATCGCCCAGCGTCCTCGCAACTCGGCGACCCGCACCGCCATCGGTGCGGCCGGCGTCACCTTCTACGCGGTGCTGTGGGCGGCGGCGGCCTCCGACATCATCGCCACCCACTTCTGGCTGACGATGGAGGGCGTGATCCACACGCTCCAGGCTCTGCTGATCCTGGGTCCGGTGATCGCCTACTTCGTCACCAAGCGCATCTGCATCGCGCTGCAGAAGAAGGACCGTGAGATCTCGCTGCACGGTTACGAATCGGGACGCATCGTCCGCCTTCCCGGCGGCGAGTACATCGAGGTGCACCAGCCGGTCGACGACTACGAGCGCTTCAAGCTGGCCTACTTCGAGACCTACGAGCCGCTCGTCGTGCGTCCGAACGCCAAGGGCCAGATCCCGTGGCACGAGAACCTCCGCGCATCGATCTCGCGCTGGTTCTTCGAGGATCGCCTGACCCCGGTCACCCAGGCCGAGCTCGACGCGGCGCTGGCTCACCAGCACCACGACCTCGACCACATCGCGGCCGAAGAGGACCTCGAGATCCAGGCGGCACACGAGCGCGCCGGCGTGCCGGACGCTCCGCACAAGCCGATCGACGACGGGAAGCACGGAGAGGTTCCGGTGCGCCCCTCGAACGTGATCGTCCCGGAGCGCGAGCCCGGCACGAAGGCTCCGCGCAACCGCGAGAAGGAGTCCGACCAGTAG
- a CDS encoding PHP domain-containing protein, with product MNPHDALAEIATLLERERSSRYKSKAFRAAADAIEGLSDAELRDTAALRRRKGIGDSTLAVIQQALAGDVPGYLVDLRERAGVQRTSTLRPLLRGDLHSHSDWSDGLTSIDLMVDAARALGHEYLALTDHSPRLRVANGLSPERLRSQLEVVAGMSGDGFTLLSGIEVDILEDGALDQEPDLLGELDVVVASAHSKLRMERGPMTRRLVAAVSSPHIDVLGHVTGRLVEGSRGTRPPSTFDARAVFEACEAHGVAVEINSRPERQDPPDELMALALEIGCLFSIDSDAHAPGQLSLLDYGAERAERMGVPAERIVTTWPLDKLHAWTGRDRGA from the coding sequence GTGAATCCCCACGACGCGCTCGCCGAGATCGCCACGCTCCTGGAGCGTGAGCGCTCGTCCCGGTACAAGTCGAAGGCCTTTCGCGCCGCGGCCGATGCGATCGAGGGCCTGAGCGACGCAGAGCTGCGGGACACCGCTGCTCTGCGTCGCCGCAAGGGCATCGGCGACTCCACCTTGGCCGTGATCCAGCAGGCGCTGGCGGGCGACGTGCCCGGCTACCTCGTCGACCTGCGCGAGCGCGCCGGCGTGCAGCGCACGTCGACGCTGCGGCCGCTGCTGCGCGGCGACCTCCACTCGCACAGCGACTGGTCGGACGGCCTCACCTCGATCGATCTCATGGTCGACGCGGCCCGAGCCCTCGGTCACGAGTACCTCGCCCTCACCGACCACTCGCCGCGGCTTCGCGTCGCGAACGGGCTGTCGCCCGAGCGCCTGCGCTCACAGCTCGAGGTCGTGGCGGGCATGAGCGGCGACGGGTTCACCCTGCTGTCGGGCATCGAGGTCGACATCCTCGAGGACGGCGCGCTCGATCAGGAGCCCGACCTGCTCGGCGAACTCGATGTCGTTGTCGCATCCGCCCATTCCAAACTGCGCATGGAGCGCGGCCCGATGACCCGGCGCCTGGTGGCTGCGGTGTCGAGCCCCCACATCGACGTGCTCGGCCATGTCACCGGCCGTCTCGTCGAGGGCTCGCGCGGGACGCGGCCTCCGTCGACCTTCGACGCCCGCGCCGTGTTCGAAGCCTGCGAGGCCCACGGCGTCGCGGTCGAGATCAACTCGCGGCCCGAGCGGCAGGATCCGCCCGACGAACTGATGGCCCTGGCGCTGGAGATCGGATGCCTCTTCTCCATCGATTCGGACGCTCATGCGCCGGGCCAGCTGTCGCTGCTCGACTACGGTGCCGAGCGCGCCGAGCGCATGGGCGTGCCGGCCGAGCGCATCGTCACCACGTGGCCGCTGGATAAGCTGCACGCCTGGACCGGACGCGACCGCGGCGCCTGA